The genome window TCCAGAATGTAGGCAAAGGAGCAATCGAAAAGCTGCGGATCGGTGAGCGAAATCGCGATGGCTTGATCGTTCACCGGCAGCCGCGTCACCTCTTCGAACACGCTGATGAAATTCTCCTCGGCGGTCGGATAGTCCACTTCCCAACTGTCCCACATTTGAAAGCGCAGGCGAAAACCGTAGGAGAATTTGCCCGAGCTGTATTTCAGGCGCATGAAGGTGAAGGCGTCGGGCTGCAGCGTTTGCGCCGCGGCGGGCGCGGGCAAATGCGGCAGCAGGCAAATGAGCACGAGGCTGAGGCAGATTTTCTTCATAAACTCAATGCGTCATGGCATAGATCAAGTAGTTGATGCCGAGTTTGAACGCTTCGGTGGAGAATTCGCGGTCATTTTCCGGCCATTCCCAGCCGTCGCCGATGTCGTTGTTGTAATTGATGAGGGCCATCATGCGGCCGTGTTCGTCAAAAATCGCATAGAAATGCGGCTGCAGGCCAAAATAAGGCGCATGCCGGCCCAATTCTTCGAATTCAAAAAAGCAGTGAAACACCGGATGCGCGAGCGCCAGCTCCTGCGGCGGTTCGGGCACCACCCGCTCCATCTGCTGCACGAAGTTGTACCATTCATGGTCGTTGCGAAAATCATCAACGAGCAGAAAGCCGCCGCGGCGCAGGTATTCACGCAGTCGCTTGACTTCTTCGTCCGCCGGCGTCCAGTAGCCCAATTCGCACATATAAAGCAGGGGCAAATCGAAAATCGCTTCGTCCTGCAACCGCACGATTCTGTTTTCGAACGTGAGCGGCAGAGTGGTGAGTGCCTCCAGCGCGATGTAGAGATTCTGTTCGGCGGTGGGATAGTCATGCGCCCACAGCGGGCCGCGGCCGCCAAAGCCCATGCCGAAACCGCTGCGGCCGGACTCCCACTCCACCCGCGTGAAGGTGAAGGCCGTGGCATCCGGCGGCGGCGTGCCGTTGCCGGCGGCACGCGGAGTTTGCGTCCAACCGGCCAGCGGCGCGAGGCCGAGCAGCAAAGCGGCGAGGCAAAATTGCTTCATGCGAAATTCACCACAGGTTGTTCAGCGAACGCAAAATCGGCGCGAAGCAACCCAACGGCATGGCCGCAACGCTGCGATTGGGTTCATTCCACCGCGCGCAGCAAGACTTCCTGCGCGCGTTCATAATCCGGCGCGATTTCCAGCGAAAGGCGGGCGTGCTTGCGGGCCAGATCGCGCTTGCCGAGTTGCAAGTAGGCCGACGCCAAATCGCAATGGGCACCGGCACGATCAGCGGGCTGCAAACCGAGCACGGCCTCGAATGCCGGCACCGCCACTGCCGGCTGGCGCAAGGCGAGATACAACTCACCGAGCTGGCGTTGCCGTTTCGAATCGTAGGGATAGATCGCCAGGGCGCGCGCCAAGGCCACGGCTGCCCCCGCTGAGTCGCGCCGCGCGAGCTGCCAGTCAGCCAGCGTGAGCGCCGCTGCGAGGGCTTCGCCGTTGTGGCTGGTCAAAAATTCCAGCTCGGCCACCGCTTCCTGCTGCCGGCCTTGCTGCCAAAATAAATCCGCCAGCAATTCATAGGGATTGTCCGCGCCGCCATAGGCCGGCAGGAGGGTTTTGGCCTGGCGCAGATACTTTTCCGCTTCCGCCGGTTGTTTGTTCTGCGCGAGGTACTTGCCATAGAGCAGCGCTGCGAAAAAGTTATTCGGCTCATTTTCAGCGAGACGGCGCAACCGGTCGCCGTCTTGCATCACCGGCGGATGCGGCGGCTGGCCGGCCATCTTGGCCAGCATCTTGTCCACGGGAGTTGCCGTGAGCAACTCGGTCTGCACGCGCTCCGGCTGGAATTTTTCCCGCAGGAATTGCAGAAACGCGCGATCGAACTCAGCGCTGGTTTGATGCAGGACGGCTTGCATCGCGGCCTCGGTCTTCTTGCCTTGTTTGAAGTGCGGCAGCAGCGCCAGCACTTTGTCAAAACCGTGGCGTTGCGTGATGAATTCCACCATCTGCGAGGCTTGATAATAAGCCAGGGAAACGCGCTCCGCCTGGCCGGTGAAGCTTTCATCCAGTTCGTGCAGCGGCAACACCTGGCCGGCGCGCAAGGCACGGAGCATGGCCAGCTCCATGTTCATGCCCCATTCACTGCGGGCGCGCGCCGCCTCGTAAACAGCCAGACCTTCGGCGAACGATCGCGGAATGCGGTTGGCGCTCAGCTCGAGGTGCATGACGTGCGCGATTTCATGCCACAGCGTTTCCTGCCAATTGAATTCGCCGCGTTCGCGGGCGCGCGGCGAATTCATGGTCACCAGCGGACCAAAACAAATTCCCAAGAAATACTGCGCGCCGGGCAGGCCGAAACAGCGCACCGCAAAATCGTCATGCTTGGGGAAAATTTCCACGGTGATGGGCTGCGGCGGCTTGACGCGATAGCGCGGCGCCATGGCCTGATAGGCGGCTTCGCACAACGCCGCGGCCTGCGCGCCGATGATGGGACGGTCATCGCGATGCAAGCGAATCAGGAAATGCGCGGTGCGCAGCGTGTCGTATTGCTCATACTCGTCAAACAAATTGAGCAAGTTGACCGTGGGCACGTGGAAAGGATCGTGGCGATAGGCCGTTTCCAGCAGTTGCTTCGCTTCCTGATCCTGCCCCAGCCGCGAAAGGCTGATGCCCAGCCCGGTGACGGCCGCCCAGTTCTGCGCATCCAATGCCAGCGCGCGACGATAGTAGGCCACTGACTCTTTGAACAGATAACGCCGCGCCGCGTCCGCCGCGAGGCTCATCAACACCACCGGATCCTGCGGGTTGAGCGCAGCAACTTGCGCAATGATTTGATTGACGGCCGCCTGGTCCATCCGGCGGTCCGCCAAGACGGCCTGCAAGCTGAGCGCCGGGCAATGGCGCGGAAAGGCTTTGCGCACCGTGGCGAGATGCTCCGCCGCTGCGCTCTCGTGATTGGCCGTCAGCAGCAACTCCGCCGCCAGCACCCGGGCTGCCGGATGGTTGGGATGCTTGGCGAGAACGGCTTTGGTCATCGCAATGGCTGCGCCGAGATCGCCGGCGGCCTGGCAGCGCGCCAAGCCCAATTGTGCCGGTACGCAATGCGGGTTTTGCTGCAGCGCCTCGCGGAATACCGCAGCGGCTTCACTCTCGTTGTATTTTTCGAGAAAAAGCTCGCCCCAGGGCAGGTACAGCCGCCAGTCTTGCGGCTCCAGCTTGACGGCCTGCTCGAACAGGCGATTGGCATCGTGGAAGCGTTCGAGAAAAATGCAGGCGCGCGCCACCAGTGCGATTTCGCGCGCCGGCAAGCCGGGCGTGGTGCGATAGCGCCGCAGCAGCGCTTCAAACACGCGGCGCGATTCCATGCGCTCGCCGAACTGCCATTGCAGCGCGGCATGTTGGAATTGAGCGGCTGGATCCTGCGGGGCAAGCTCGCGCGCGGCGGCGAAATGACGCAGCGCCGCCGGCTGATCGCCCAGAAACAATTCCAGTTCGCCCAGCCGCAAATGCAAACCCGCGTCGGGCTTGGCGGACAATGCGGCAGTCACCGCGGCGCGGCTCTCGTCATAGCGGCCCAGTTCCTGGTAGGCGAGACTCAAGCCGACGGCTGCTTCCGGCCGCAATGAAGCGGCAGCCGCAAAAATGTTTGCGGCAGCGGCATAGTCACCGCGCTGAAGGGCAGACCAGCCGGCGGCAAACTCGCCTTGGGCGAAATTTTCATGCGGGCGGCCGAGCAGCAGGAGTGAAAGTAGGAGGAGTGCGCGCATGTTCGTCTTGCAATCTCGTTGGGTGAAACCTCGTCCTAAAGCCACGAGAATGACAACAGCACTTGCGGGGCGGCGGATCCGGAGGTTAGTCCAGCAGAAGTTGGATTGCTGCGAAACAAGTGAAGACTTTCAACTCAGAGAAAACAGAGCAAGCGGAGCTTATCAGGTTTAAGAGAATTCTCCAATACATTTTTTACTGGCGCTGTTTTCTCCGGCTCATCTCTTTGGGTTGCGGCTGGGCCGCGTTGGGGGTGTGCCACAGGTCAAATCGCTACCGGCAAGGTCACCTCTCGAACAGTGCAAGCCGGCAGCCAGCGGCCGCCGCATGGTCCGGCTTTCACTTGATCAAATAGGTCATCTTCTCACCGCCGCTGCGCTGAATTTCGTGCAGCGTGATGGTTTCCTGATCGCGGATTTCCGTGCGCGAACGCTTTTGCACGACGCCGGCCTTGCGCACTTTGGTCTTGGCGGTGGAGGAGATGAGATTGACCTTCTTGACCACAAAGCCTTCGCGATAGGCGAAGTAAAGCTGGCCTTCGCTCACCGTGCGCGTCCAATACTCCTGGGTGATGCTTTGATCTTTGATCGTCGAATCATTGGAAGCGTCGAAGGTTTCCGTGTAATCAAGCTCGCCGCGAAAGTCGATCACCGCGCAATCGAACTCGCCGACGCGCTCGACCTTGCGGAACTTGTAGCGCGAAGTGACGATGGCGGAGGTGTCGGGCGGCACGTCGATGGTGAACCGCAATTCCCAGGAATAGCCCGGGGTGATGGCCTTGACCGGAAACACCGGCTGGCTGGGGCGATAGCTGCTGTTGTAGTAGAACGCGCGGCGGTCGCTGGGATTTTCGACCGAGATGATCTCACCGTTGGGCCGCATGCGCAACTGATACTCCAGCAGGCGGCCGACAGGGGATTTACGCTTTTTGAGCCAGGCCAGTTCCGTGGCGCAGTAAATGGAGTCGCGCTCGATCAGGAAGGAAATGTTGAGATGGCGGACGGCAGTGGAATCGATGCGGATGAATTTCATCACCGAGGTCTGATCCTGCCAGTGCTGCATGGTGTAACTCAGCGTGTCATCGCGATAGGCCCGCCATTCGACTTCATCATGAATTTTGTAGACGTAATTGTCACCCGGCTGCTGCTTGAATTCAAAAAAAATCGGGCCGGAAGAAAAGGAGCTTCTGTCGCAGCCCGACACGATGATCGCCAGGAACGTCAGCGTGAGACGCCAGAGGGGAAACCGGCGCGTCATCTCCGTGTGCCCTCCAGGGTAACCATCATCGCGCTCTTGGAGATCGGATCCACCGAGCCCATAGTGCCGCGCGAGATGCTCATCAACTCGATTTGGCGGCGCAACTCCGCCGGCATGTCTTCATCATAAACCGCGTGGCTGACGGGTTGAATCTTGAATTCCCGTACCGGCGCGAGGTGCTGCTCACTCCACAGCTCCGGCGGCTGGTGGTCGCGGTTGAATTGCTGCAATGCCGTCAGGCCGAGGGCTACGATCAGCAGGCTGGCGGCGGCAATCAGCAGCGGCCGCCAGGTGACTTGCACCAACCGCTGCCACACCGGCGCCGGCTGGTCGGCTTCGGCGCGCAACGGCAACACGCGGGCTTGCGCACACGCGTGGATTCTATCCCAGGTCTGCTCCCAATATTCGGCCGGTGGTTCGGGGACGGCGCGCAGTTGCAGCAACAGGGCCGTAGTGCGGTAACTCTCCAGTTCGCTGCGGCAGTCCAGGCAGCCGCGCAAATGTTGCTCCACCTCCTGTTGCAGGGTGGCGGGCAGCTCGCTGTCAAGGTAATCCAGCAGATGTTCTTTGATTTCAGTGCAAAGCATTGCTCAAGTCTCCAGGGTAGCAACGATTGTCAGATGAGCCACATTGTCCATCCCATGCACCCTCATGCTTTGAGATACATATGTAGCCGCTTGCGCAGCTTTTTGCGCGCGTGATGCAAGTTGGTGCGCACGGTGACCAGTGAGCATTTGAGCACCTCGGCGATCATTTTCTTCGACAGGCCTTCCACCTCGTGCATGAGAATGACGGCTTTTTGTTGCTCGGGCAGATCGGCAATGGCGCCGGTGATCTCGCTGAGCAGCTCCTTGTTTTCGAGCACCTGGTGCGGGTTGCGCACCCATTTGGTGGTGGCCAGCTCGAATTGCGAGGGCCCTTCGTCTTCATTGTCCAGGGGCTGCCAGCGCGCCCGCGCGCGCATTTTGCGGTGATCCATGCACAAGTTCACCGTGATTTGATACACCCACGAGCTGAAGGCTTCCGGGCTGCGCAGCCGCGCGATGTTCTTGAACACACGGATGAACGTCTCCTGCAGCACCTCGTCGGCGTCCTGATGATTGCCCAGCATGTGATACGCCAGCGAGTAGAGGTTGCGCGAGCAACGGCGGTACAATTGATGAAACGCGGCCTGATCACCCTGTTGGGCGAGCAGGACCAGCTCGGTTTCATCGTGAGCCGGCGGACTCGCGGGCGAGCCGGCCGCGCTCAATTTGGTGGCCAGGTTCGTGTTCATGCACTGATAAAGACGCGCACTTTTGTCTTCTGTTTAAGCGAAATATAACAAAATATCGTCCGAATGCTAAAACTTTTTTGGGCAGGGCCGAGTCTATGCCAGCGACCGCCAAGGAAAAGAAATGCACGTCAATGCCCACTCGCAGCGCGGCCGCCGCGGCCCGATGGTGTGCGGCAGTGGGCGTAATTCCAGGAGTCATTTATGATCAGATCGTTTCTTACCAAGAAATTGGCGCTGGCCGTGGGCGCGGGCCTCGCCCTGCTTGGCGGCCTGTTGTTTTGGAATGTGCAGGAGGGCCATGCCGGCGACAAATCCGGCAAGGGCTGGCTCGGCGTCAGTGTGCAAGAACTGACACCTTCCCTGCGTGAAGCCATGAAAGTCGGAGACAAACCCGGCCTGCTGGTGACCAATGTGGCAGATGGCAGCCCGGCGGACGAGGCCGGCATTCGTGAGGAAGATGTCATCATCGAGTATGCCGGCCAAAAAGTCGAGAAGGTGGATGATTTGACGCGGGCTGTCCGCCAAACCGAACCGGAGAAGAAGGTCAAAGTCGTGGTGCTGCGTGAGGGCAACCGCAAGGAATTCGAAGTCACGGTGGGCAAGTATGGCCGCGAGCGCAGCAGCGGACCGTGGCGCAGCTTTTCGTGGAGCGGCAGTCATCCCGCCGTTCCGGTTTTTCCCGGCCGGCCGCGCCTGGGTGTGCAGGTGCATGAGTTGAACAATGATCTGGCGCCCTATTTCAAAGTCGAACCCAAAGCCGGCGCGCTGATTTTGTCGATTACCAAGAACAGCCCGGCGGCCAAGGCCGGCTTGAAATCCGGCGATGTGATCATCAAAGTGGGCGAGGAAGTCGTGCGCGATCCGGATGATTTGATCGAGGCGCTGGGCGAGTATGACGAGGGCGACCGGGTCAAGATCGAGTACGTGCGCCAGGGCAAAACCGCCTCTGTCGAAGTGGAGCTCGAGAAAGTCGAGACTGATCGCTTCAAATACTTCCAGCCGGAATTCCGGCGCATTCCGACGCCACACGGCGCAGGCTGGGAGGAAGCCGAGCTTGAAGCGCCGGAGATTCTACTGCAACAGGATTTCCCGGTGTGGGATCTGATTCGCGGGAAGCGAATCAAAGTCGAGCTGAATACCATCTGAGCGTCAGAACCGTTGCTGCGGTGGGTCAATCCTGACGCGGTCCAAAGTGCCGGCGGCTTGCCAAAGCGCTGGCACTTTTTTTTATGCCAGGAGTTCGCCGCGCAGCACGGTAATCGCCTGGCCGCTGAGCAGCACGCGCTCCCCGCGCACGCCCACCTTCAAAAGTCCGCCGCGCGCTGAAACTTGCCGGGCAATCAGGTCGGTCTTGTCGAGGCGCGCGCTCCAAAACGGCCCCAGACAGCAATGCGCCGAGCCGGTAACCGGATCTTCATCAACTCCCGAGCCGGGTGCAAAGAAGCGCGAAACAAAGTCACAATCACTACTATGCGCCCGGCTGGTGACGATCACGCCGCGCACCGGAATCTTGTACAGCTTGTGGAATTCCGGACGAAGCCGGCGCACCTGCTCCTCGGTTTCCACTTCAATCAGATAATCGAACTTGCTTTGCCCGACGAACAGCGGTGTGAGGCCGAGCGCTTCGATCAAGCCGGCGGGTGCCTCTGCCGGGGCAGCGGCCGTCGCGGGAAAATCCATTTGTATCCAATCCTCCTGGCGGAGGGCTGTCAGCCAGCCGCTGCGGGTGTGGAAGCGCGCCGGCTCATGCGGGGAAAGATGGCCGGTCTCCCACAACGCATGCGCGCTCGCCAGAGTGCCATGGCCGCACAATGCCACTTCGACCGTCGGCGTAAACCAGCGCAAGTTGAAGCCGTCTTCCCGCCGCACCAAAAAAGCGGTTTCGGAGAGATTCATCTCCGCCGCCACCTGTTGCATCCACCGTTCCTCGCGCGCCGCCGGCAGAATGCACACGGCCGCAGGATTGCCGCTGAACGGTTTGCTGGTAAAAGCATCAATTTGCATGAGCGTGAGCTTCATGGTTGGTCCTTTTTCTTTTGGTTCCGCGTCGTGAGAAGATTTTTAAAAAGTGCCCGCCATCGCCTCCCGCCCGCACCGCCGCTGCGCCTCCACTGGTTTTTGACTCAATGAATTCACGGGTTCCCTGCTCTTCGCTTCCGGAGAATTGCGACTCAGGAGGCACATAGACCAGGCAAAACCTGCCTGCGCGCCATCCCGGCCGCTGCTTCCGCACCCGCCGCGCCTGCGCTGTATATCATTGCACAAATCCTTCAAGACAATCCCTCCACTTCCGGGGTGTTCAGGGTTTATTCAATGGGGAGGCCGGTTTGTCACAGGCTCAATTTGGGTGCATACCCTTTGTCCTGGCGTTGCTTCTTGCAGCAGCAGCCATTCTCCAGTCCGCCAACAAACCTTTCACTTTAGATGAAGCCATGCCGTTCGCGTGGAATGCGCGCGCCATCAACGACAAGGGCCTGGCTGTGCTCGGCGAACGTGTGGCCGGCGATTCCACCGCCACGGTGCTGGAAATCGCCCACCCGCCACTCTATAACATTCTGCTGGCCTGCAGCTTCAGACTGTTTGGAGAAGCACCGGCGGCCGCCCGCTTGCTTGGCGTGCTGTGTCTGCTGCTCACCGCCGGCGTACTGCTGCTGATCGCCCGGCGATTGTTCGGCGCGCAGCCGGCAACGCAGATCTGGCTCACCGCCATGACCTTGACGGCGGTGAATCCCTATTTCATTCAGTATGCCTTGCTGGTGGATATCGATACTTCGATTCTCACCTTGTGCATGACCGGCACGATTTACTTTTTCATTCGTCTGGTGCAGACGAACTCAACCGGCAATCTGCTCGCCACCGGCCTCGGTCTCGCCGCCAGCTTCTGGGCCAAGGAAATGACGCCGCCGATCCTGCTGGCCGCCATTTTTTTCTTTCTCTGGCCTTATGCCGGACTACGGCGGGCATTGCGGCAAACCACAGCCATCGCTGCCATCGGCGTGGGCGTGTTCACCCTCACGTGGTGCCTGTTCTGCGCCTGGACCAACGTGCCGCCGCTCGGCTTCGTGGAGTTCACCCTCCTGAAAAAAGGCGCCGCCGCCAGCCCGTTTTCTCATCTGCCC of bacterium contains these proteins:
- a CDS encoding DUF4159 domain-containing protein, which produces MKQFCLAALLLGLAPLAGWTQTPRAAGNGTPPPDATAFTFTRVEWESGRSGFGMGFGGRGPLWAHDYPTAEQNLYIALEALTTLPLTFENRIVRLQDEAIFDLPLLYMCELGYWTPADEEVKRLREYLRRGGFLLVDDFRNDHEWYNFVQQMERVVPEPPQELALAHPVFHCFFEFEELGRHAPYFGLQPHFYAIFDEHGRMMALINYNNDIGDGWEWPENDREFSTEAFKLGINYLIYAMTH
- a CDS encoding tetratricopeptide repeat protein; this translates as MRALLLLSLLLLGRPHENFAQGEFAAGWSALQRGDYAAAANIFAAAASLRPEAAVGLSLAYQELGRYDESRAAVTAALSAKPDAGLHLRLGELELFLGDQPAALRHFAAARELAPQDPAAQFQHAALQWQFGERMESRRVFEALLRRYRTTPGLPAREIALVARACIFLERFHDANRLFEQAVKLEPQDWRLYLPWGELFLEKYNESEAAAVFREALQQNPHCVPAQLGLARCQAAGDLGAAIAMTKAVLAKHPNHPAARVLAAELLLTANHESAAAEHLATVRKAFPRHCPALSLQAVLADRRMDQAAVNQIIAQVAALNPQDPVVLMSLAADAARRYLFKESVAYYRRALALDAQNWAAVTGLGISLSRLGQDQEAKQLLETAYRHDPFHVPTVNLLNLFDEYEQYDTLRTAHFLIRLHRDDRPIIGAQAAALCEAAYQAMAPRYRVKPPQPITVEIFPKHDDFAVRCFGLPGAQYFLGICFGPLVTMNSPRARERGEFNWQETLWHEIAHVMHLELSANRIPRSFAEGLAVYEAARARSEWGMNMELAMLRALRAGQVLPLHELDESFTGQAERVSLAYYQASQMVEFITQRHGFDKVLALLPHFKQGKKTEAAMQAVLHQTSAEFDRAFLQFLREKFQPERVQTELLTATPVDKMLAKMAGQPPHPPVMQDGDRLRRLAENEPNNFFAALLYGKYLAQNKQPAEAEKYLRQAKTLLPAYGGADNPYELLADLFWQQGRQQEAVAELEFLTSHNGEALAAALTLADWQLARRDSAGAAVALARALAIYPYDSKRQRQLGELYLALRQPAVAVPAFEAVLGLQPADRAGAHCDLASAYLQLGKRDLARKHARLSLEIAPDYERAQEVLLRAVE
- a CDS encoding anti-sigma factor, translating into MLCTEIKEHLLDYLDSELPATLQQEVEQHLRGCLDCRSELESYRTTALLLQLRAVPEPPAEYWEQTWDRIHACAQARVLPLRAEADQPAPVWQRLVQVTWRPLLIAAASLLIVALGLTALQQFNRDHQPPELWSEQHLAPVREFKIQPVSHAVYDEDMPAELRRQIELMSISRGTMGSVDPISKSAMMVTLEGTRR
- a CDS encoding sigma-70 family RNA polymerase sigma factor; translation: MNTNLATKLSAAGSPASPPAHDETELVLLAQQGDQAAFHQLYRRCSRNLYSLAYHMLGNHQDADEVLQETFIRVFKNIARLRSPEAFSSWVYQITVNLCMDHRKMRARARWQPLDNEDEGPSQFELATTKWVRNPHQVLENKELLSEITGAIADLPEQQKAVILMHEVEGLSKKMIAEVLKCSLVTVRTNLHHARKKLRKRLHMYLKA
- a CDS encoding PDZ domain-containing protein — its product is MIRSFLTKKLALAVGAGLALLGGLLFWNVQEGHAGDKSGKGWLGVSVQELTPSLREAMKVGDKPGLLVTNVADGSPADEAGIREEDVIIEYAGQKVEKVDDLTRAVRQTEPEKKVKVVVLREGNRKEFEVTVGKYGRERSSGPWRSFSWSGSHPAVPVFPGRPRLGVQVHELNNDLAPYFKVEPKAGALILSITKNSPAAKAGLKSGDVIIKVGEEVVRDPDDLIEALGEYDEGDRVKIEYVRQGKTASVEVELEKVETDRFKYFQPEFRRIPTPHGAGWEEAELEAPEILLQQDFPVWDLIRGKRIKVELNTI
- a CDS encoding PhzF family phenazine biosynthesis protein, which produces MKLTLMQIDAFTSKPFSGNPAAVCILPAAREERWMQQVAAEMNLSETAFLVRREDGFNLRWFTPTVEVALCGHGTLASAHALWETGHLSPHEPARFHTRSGWLTALRQEDWIQMDFPATAAAPAEAPAGLIEALGLTPLFVGQSKFDYLIEVETEEQVRRLRPEFHKLYKIPVRGVIVTSRAHSSDCDFVSRFFAPGSGVDEDPVTGSAHCCLGPFWSARLDKTDLIARQVSARGGLLKVGVRGERVLLSGQAITVLRGELLA